Proteins from one Streptomyces sp. NBC_00390 genomic window:
- a CDS encoding nSTAND1 domain-containing NTPase, with the protein MGRREKPLDPAAGPVQRFAHELRQLRRASGSPTYRDMARHSDYSAPTLSGAAAGERLPSLPVSLAYVKACGAGPDGWEKRWRAASAELAEQPMAPDDALAAPPYPGLARYGPEDHAHFFGRDELVADLLELTSRRPFAAVVGASGSGKSSLLRAGLVPALRDESAACPVPRPSVIRILTPGPRPARTHKDLLTEGVLVVVDQFEEVFTLCRDTAERDEFIGLLLHSGARVVIAVRADFYGHCAEHPGLASALKDAALLVGPMNAAQLREAVVGPASAQRLIVERALTARVVADVADEPGGLPLMSHALLEVWRRRRGRTLTESAYDAIGGVQGAIAHTAEKIYAGLSEPEARAARALLLRLISPGDGTPDTRRPAEHAELVASARAGRVLERLVRARLLTADDGAVNLAHEALITAWPRLRTWVDEDRDRLHLHRRLTEAARVWEDLNRDTGALYRGMQLEAAREVFKDGTDDGLTSCEQDFLDASFAAHVQAQHAAAGTTRRLRTLAVALSVLLCLAAVAGLTAWQQGRVSDRRATEAEARRIAGVADTLRSSEPRTAMQLALAGWRVADLPETRAALFGAAAQRELDSFTAPPLVAFEEDKNDSWRRLDRTGRTLTKTGPERVERWDLVTRRRLSPYPGLGRLATAVQDISPDGRTVAVGTGDGVRLWDLAKGRLTGSPIADGDAMEGIFGPSGRTFVVRRRTGADNGFAGLQVWDAARARLLLNIPLSRYGARHAAVGPDDRLFAYCPATGPLQVWDIREHRRLPVDWPGSAERDLCTDSTWAFTPDGRGIYYPAESGIRSWDVRTGRERPPIPVPSAWEVTFSDDGMFVATASQSAVQLWRTDDLSAPVLNHPVTGVGLSNLRLDLAVGVLRYQEGSDPAAVLRTLSLDGVVPRQWQQQPYAAARFAPGGAMLATVTGRRIQIRDGGSGELRSTLPESVCEDCPPLVSFSADGRAFAHLTGRDRETATATVRRLNSWGRAVTVGKGVNGIVFGPDGRSMVLTQSVTETDRWTLDGESRTAVRRAPDGDALAMSPDGHVLTTDRQLIHVPSGRSRRVMTAESLGVTAVFSADGRFLAMGDMDGRVTLWDGKGQRRLAVLVAGSSNRGDLHRPPPALAFSADGTTVAVGGADGSLRLWQTGAPAGPSAPLTSVDGPVLAVAFAEHDTRLRITTRHVTVHSYGLEPRRTAEAVCRRTGSGLSRAAWERYLPAVPYRATC; encoded by the coding sequence ATGGGACGCCGTGAAAAGCCGTTGGACCCGGCCGCCGGGCCGGTGCAGCGCTTCGCACACGAACTGCGCCAGCTACGTCGCGCGTCGGGCAGCCCCACGTACCGGGATATGGCCAGGCACAGCGACTACTCCGCGCCCACCCTGTCCGGCGCCGCCGCCGGCGAGCGCCTGCCGTCGCTGCCCGTGTCCCTCGCCTATGTGAAAGCCTGCGGCGCCGGCCCGGACGGCTGGGAGAAACGCTGGCGGGCCGCATCGGCCGAGCTGGCCGAACAGCCCATGGCCCCCGACGACGCCCTCGCGGCTCCGCCCTATCCGGGCCTCGCCCGGTACGGCCCCGAGGACCACGCTCACTTCTTCGGGCGCGACGAACTCGTCGCCGACCTCTTGGAGCTCACCTCCCGCCGCCCGTTCGCGGCGGTCGTCGGCGCGTCCGGCAGCGGCAAGTCGTCCCTGCTGCGGGCGGGGCTGGTGCCTGCGCTGCGGGACGAGTCAGCGGCCTGTCCCGTGCCCCGGCCATCGGTGATCCGCATCCTCACGCCCGGCCCACGCCCCGCCCGTACGCACAAGGATCTGCTGACCGAGGGGGTACTGGTCGTGGTCGACCAGTTCGAGGAGGTCTTCACTCTCTGCCGTGACACTGCCGAACGCGACGAGTTCATCGGTTTGTTGCTGCACTCGGGGGCACGTGTGGTCATCGCCGTACGCGCGGACTTCTACGGGCACTGCGCCGAACATCCCGGCCTGGCCTCGGCGCTGAAGGACGCGGCGCTGCTCGTCGGCCCCATGAACGCGGCACAGCTGCGGGAAGCCGTGGTCGGACCCGCGTCGGCACAGCGGCTGATCGTGGAGCGTGCGCTCACCGCCCGTGTCGTCGCCGACGTCGCGGACGAGCCGGGCGGGCTGCCGCTGATGTCCCACGCCCTGCTGGAGGTGTGGCGCAGACGGCGCGGCCGGACGCTGACGGAGTCGGCGTACGACGCGATCGGCGGTGTGCAGGGTGCCATCGCCCACACTGCGGAGAAGATCTACGCCGGCCTGAGCGAGCCGGAAGCGCGGGCGGCCAGGGCGCTGCTGCTCCGGCTGATCTCCCCCGGCGACGGCACCCCGGACACCCGCCGGCCCGCCGAGCACGCGGAGCTGGTCGCCTCGGCGCGCGCCGGCCGGGTGCTGGAGCGGCTGGTACGGGCCCGCCTGCTGACCGCCGACGACGGCGCCGTAAACCTTGCCCACGAGGCACTGATCACGGCCTGGCCCCGGCTGCGTACCTGGGTCGACGAGGACCGCGATCGGCTGCACCTGCACCGCAGGCTCACCGAGGCGGCCCGCGTCTGGGAGGACCTGAACCGCGACACGGGCGCGCTGTACCGGGGTATGCAACTCGAGGCGGCACGCGAGGTGTTCAAAGACGGTACGGACGATGGTCTGACCTCCTGCGAGCAGGACTTTCTCGATGCGTCCTTCGCCGCACACGTTCAGGCTCAGCACGCCGCCGCCGGCACCACCCGGCGGCTGCGGACTCTGGCCGTCGCCCTCTCCGTGCTGCTCTGCCTCGCCGCTGTCGCCGGACTGACCGCCTGGCAGCAGGGCCGGGTGAGTGACCGGCGGGCGACCGAGGCCGAGGCGAGGCGGATCGCAGGCGTCGCGGACACACTGCGCTCTTCCGAACCGCGGACCGCGATGCAGCTCGCCCTCGCCGGGTGGCGCGTCGCCGATCTGCCCGAGACGCGGGCCGCTCTGTTCGGGGCTGCGGCGCAGCGGGAGCTGGACAGCTTCACGGCGCCGCCTCTGGTCGCGTTCGAGGAGGACAAGAACGACTCCTGGCGCCGTCTCGACCGCACCGGCAGAACGCTGACGAAGACCGGGCCGGAACGGGTGGAGCGCTGGGATCTGGTCACGCGTCGCCGCCTGTCGCCGTATCCGGGGCTGGGACGGCTGGCCACGGCTGTGCAGGACATCAGCCCCGACGGACGTACGGTCGCCGTCGGAACCGGGGACGGTGTACGGCTGTGGGACCTGGCCAAGGGGCGGCTGACGGGGAGCCCGATCGCCGACGGCGACGCCATGGAGGGCATCTTCGGGCCGAGCGGCCGCACGTTCGTCGTGCGGCGCCGCACGGGAGCCGACAACGGCTTCGCCGGCCTACAGGTCTGGGACGCAGCCCGGGCGCGGCTGCTGCTGAACATCCCCCTGTCGCGGTACGGCGCCCGCCACGCCGCGGTCGGACCGGACGACCGGCTGTTCGCGTATTGCCCCGCAACCGGCCCTCTCCAGGTGTGGGACATACGGGAGCACCGCAGGCTGCCCGTCGACTGGCCGGGCAGCGCCGAGAGGGACCTCTGCACCGATTCCACCTGGGCGTTCACGCCGGACGGCCGGGGGATCTATTACCCGGCGGAGTCCGGCATCCGCAGCTGGGACGTGCGCACGGGCCGGGAGCGGCCCCCGATACCGGTGCCGTCCGCGTGGGAGGTGACGTTCAGCGACGACGGCATGTTTGTGGCGACCGCATCGCAATCCGCCGTACAGCTGTGGCGGACCGACGACCTGTCGGCGCCAGTCCTGAACCATCCGGTGACCGGCGTGGGCCTGTCCAACCTGCGGCTGGATCTTGCGGTCGGCGTGCTCCGCTACCAGGAGGGCTCCGACCCTGCGGCAGTCCTGCGGACGCTGTCCCTGGACGGAGTTGTGCCCCGACAATGGCAGCAACAGCCGTACGCTGCAGCTCGGTTCGCCCCGGGCGGCGCCATGCTCGCCACGGTGACAGGGCGCCGCATCCAGATCCGGGACGGCGGCAGTGGTGAGCTCAGGAGCACGCTGCCAGAGTCGGTGTGCGAAGACTGTCCGCCACTGGTGTCGTTCAGCGCCGACGGCAGGGCCTTCGCCCATCTCACCGGCCGCGACCGGGAGACCGCCACAGCAACGGTGCGGCGGCTGAACTCCTGGGGCCGCGCGGTGACTGTCGGGAAAGGCGTCAACGGCATCGTGTTCGGACCGGACGGCCGGTCCATGGTCCTCACCCAGTCCGTCACCGAAACCGACCGGTGGACGCTCGACGGGGAGAGTCGTACCGCGGTACGCAGGGCTCCCGACGGCGATGCCCTCGCCATGTCCCCCGACGGCCATGTCCTCACCACCGACCGGCAGTTGATCCATGTGCCCTCCGGCCGGTCCAGGCGCGTCATGACCGCAGAGAGCCTGGGCGTGACGGCCGTGTTCAGTGCGGACGGTCGGTTCCTCGCGATGGGCGACATGGACGGCCGGGTCACTCTCTGGGACGGCAAGGGGCAGCGGCGCCTCGCCGTACTCGTGGCCGGCTCGAGCAACAGAGGCGACCTGCACCGGCCTCCTCCCGCACTCGCCTTCTCGGCGGACGGCACCACGGTCGCGGTCGGCGGCGCGGACGGTTCACTGCGCCTGTGGCAAACCGGGGCGCCCGCCGGACCCTCCGCACCGCTCACCTCGGTGGACGGCCCGGTGCTGGCCGTGGCCTTCGCCGAGCACGACACCCGGCTGCGCATCACGACGCGGCATGTCACGGTCCATTCGTACGGCCTGGAGCCGCGGCGGACCGCTGAAGCGGTGTGCCGCCGGACGGGCAGTGGGCTGTCCCGGGCAGCCTGGGAAAGGTACCTCCCCGCCGTCCCGTACCGCGCTACCTGCTGA
- a CDS encoding glycosyltransferase family 39 protein — MIDTVVESPPARTASRLSPVLLILGPVALTLALGLWGIRRDGTLWGDEAVTYEIAHRTVPEIWRTLGSVDAVHGLYYLLMHALFTVWEGGLVALRLPSAVGMTVTAAGVTLIGARLAGPRAGLLAGLLLPLLPTVQRFAQEGRSYALVCGLVTCGTWLLLERRWAVYGAVMLVACLLHEFAVLALLAHGVTVLGRWPCAEVVPDRRGTARSGRRVGLGLGKTRARGWTVAAGAVAVGLAPLAAFSTTQAGQVEWIGRPGAGQLAVFGALALLGWACARTPSGQAVRSVALPLLILPMGLLMAVSFVHPLFVDRYVLPYVIGLALLLGAVLDQYWSRALALSAAAAAMLTLVAHGPFLRSPDSRKNDVRAVAHAIRDTADPGDGLLFTPARRRVWTLVEPAAFRELTDLSLDGAPRASDTLFGREARPAEIRARMLASRRIVVVRDLAGQPLDTASGEEMKRAVLHSYFEECEGRREVGQARITVFARPGAC; from the coding sequence ATGATCGACACGGTTGTTGAATCGCCCCCTGCACGCACCGCATCGCGCCTGTCGCCGGTCCTGCTCATCCTCGGGCCCGTAGCGCTGACACTGGCCCTCGGGCTGTGGGGGATACGGCGCGATGGCACGCTGTGGGGCGACGAGGCGGTCACCTATGAGATCGCGCACCGCACCGTGCCCGAGATCTGGCGCACGCTCGGCTCCGTCGATGCCGTGCACGGCCTGTACTACCTGCTGATGCATGCCCTGTTCACCGTGTGGGAGGGCGGGTTGGTGGCGCTGCGTCTGCCGTCCGCCGTGGGGATGACGGTGACGGCCGCCGGTGTGACGCTGATCGGCGCCCGCCTTGCGGGACCGCGCGCGGGACTGCTTGCTGGTCTGCTGCTGCCTCTGCTGCCGACGGTGCAGCGGTTCGCCCAGGAAGGCCGGTCGTACGCGCTGGTGTGCGGGCTGGTCACCTGCGGGACATGGCTGCTGCTGGAACGGCGCTGGGCGGTCTACGGGGCGGTGATGCTGGTGGCGTGCCTGCTGCACGAATTCGCGGTGCTGGCCCTGCTCGCGCACGGGGTCACGGTGCTCGGCCGATGGCCCTGCGCGGAGGTGGTCCCGGACCGGCGGGGGACGGCGCGCTCAGGTCGCCGCGTGGGACTCGGGCTGGGCAAGACACGCGCCCGGGGCTGGACTGTTGCGGCAGGGGCTGTGGCCGTCGGGCTCGCGCCGCTCGCCGCCTTCAGCACCACGCAGGCGGGGCAGGTGGAATGGATCGGTCGGCCCGGCGCCGGGCAGCTTGCGGTGTTCGGTGCGCTGGCGCTGCTGGGGTGGGCGTGCGCCCGGACGCCGTCCGGGCAGGCCGTTCGGTCCGTCGCATTGCCGCTGCTGATCCTGCCCATGGGGCTGCTGATGGCGGTCTCGTTCGTGCATCCGTTGTTCGTGGACCGCTATGTACTGCCGTACGTCATCGGCCTCGCCCTCCTTCTGGGCGCTGTTCTCGACCAGTACTGGAGCAGGGCGCTGGCGCTGTCCGCGGCCGCGGCAGCAATGCTCACTCTCGTCGCCCACGGCCCGTTTCTGCGCTCGCCGGACAGCCGCAAGAACGATGTGAGGGCGGTCGCCCACGCCATACGGGACACGGCCGACCCCGGCGACGGGCTGCTGTTCACGCCCGCACGGCGGCGGGTATGGACGCTGGTCGAGCCGGCCGCCTTCCGGGAGCTGACGGACCTGTCGCTGGACGGCGCTCCGCGCGCTTCGGACACGCTGTTCGGCAGGGAGGCGCGACCTGCGGAGATCCGGGCTCGGATGCTGGCGAGCCGCCGGATCGTGGTGGTGCGCGACCTGGCCGGGCAGCCGCTGGACACG